A DNA window from Rhizobium jaguaris contains the following coding sequences:
- a CDS encoding substrate-binding domain-containing protein, translating into MKGIRQLAEHLDISIGTVSRALNGKPDVNEETRKRVLAAAEQLGYVANQSGRSLRQGTTNVIGLMIQSSRETVENSDNFFLTVTGGLQSVLLRHKLDLIMLPCPHDEDPYEYLKRMVARRIVDALIISETHRVDKRFDLLAKAKIPFVALGRSLSGGNSSWIDLDFDGVVNSAVDRLVAHGHRRIAISAPSSDINLGFIFVEGYRRALERHGIAYDPALVIRAKSSEQGGYQVADELLRLEDRPTAVILIYELMAIGLYRRVMESGIIPGRDIAVVGFREAPRAKFLQPPLTCFRTSLHDLGVELAEILLSNMPAYSQEYPGKARQTVWPLELIPGESDAFRLTTKK; encoded by the coding sequence ATGAAGGGAATTCGTCAGCTTGCCGAGCATCTCGATATCTCGATCGGCACAGTATCACGCGCGTTGAACGGCAAGCCGGATGTCAATGAAGAGACCCGCAAGCGCGTTCTCGCCGCCGCCGAACAATTAGGCTATGTGGCGAACCAATCAGGGCGCAGCCTGCGGCAAGGTACGACGAACGTCATTGGGCTGATGATCCAATCCAGCAGGGAAACTGTTGAAAATAGCGACAATTTCTTTCTGACCGTAACAGGCGGACTGCAGAGCGTATTGTTGCGCCACAAGCTCGATCTGATCATGTTGCCCTGCCCGCATGACGAAGATCCTTATGAGTATCTGAAGCGCATGGTGGCGAGACGCATCGTCGATGCGCTCATCATTTCGGAGACGCATCGCGTCGACAAGCGTTTTGACTTGCTCGCCAAGGCGAAAATCCCTTTCGTAGCCCTTGGCCGCAGCCTTTCGGGCGGCAATTCCTCCTGGATCGATTTGGATTTCGATGGTGTCGTCAATAGCGCCGTCGACCGGCTGGTGGCGCATGGGCATCGCCGTATCGCCATCAGCGCGCCCTCCAGCGACATCAATCTCGGTTTCATTTTCGTGGAAGGCTATCGCCGGGCGCTGGAGCGACACGGCATCGCCTATGACCCGGCCCTGGTCATTCGTGCCAAATCGAGCGAACAGGGCGGCTACCAGGTTGCCGACGAATTACTTCGCCTCGAAGACAGGCCGACGGCCGTGATCCTGATCTACGAATTGATGGCCATCGGCCTCTATCGGCGCGTGATGGAATCCGGCATCATTCCGGGGCGTGACATCGCCGTCGTAGGCTTTCGCGAGGCGCCACGCGCCAAATTCTTGCAGCCGCCACTGACCTGCTTTCGCACATCATTGCACGACCTCGGCGTCGAGCTGGCCGAAATCCTGCTTTCCAACATGCCCGCCTACAGCCAGGAATACCCCGGGAAGGCGCGCCAGACGGTCTGGCCGCTCGAGCTCATCCCTGGGGAAAGCGACGCCTTCCGGCTGACAACCAAAAAATAA